The following DNA comes from Musa acuminata AAA Group cultivar baxijiao chromosome BXJ1-4, Cavendish_Baxijiao_AAA, whole genome shotgun sequence.
TCTTCCTATTCTTCTTAGGATTATTATAAGCGATAGAATAAAAACTAAGGAGAAATGATAGTTGATTTGTGATCTCTCTTCTATATATAGTTCCTAGGAAGCCCtatctatttataagcgagagtAGAGATTCGATAAATAATTAGGATAGTTCCTTCTATTAATATCATCCAAATAAAGAAtcctatcaaaattaaaatttttttttctaccgATCGATAACCCAAATTAAAATCTAATCAAAATTATAATGtatcttatataattaaataagatgATATAATCTGACGTCAAGATGAGTTTAGGTTTTAGAGGGTGGACTTAGCAGGAGTGCTCTTGCTTAGGGATCCTAGTGAAGGTGTTGCTAAGACATGATGATGTGATAGTAGTAGGGTGGTGGAGAGAAGTCTTTAGTGAAGATAGGGTGTCATAATTGCAATCTAGCTTATTGAGATAGGAGTTTAAATCTTTAATTTGTTGTGGAAAGAGGGAGGGTTCTCTTATAAAGTAAGGTGATAGTGATCTACCATTATTGGATGAGTATCATGTCAATCATATAAGCTTTAATTAATCCCTTTTTTTAGTATCAATTATTCTCTACTTTTGATCTCCGATCATATAAAAGAAGTAAAGATTAGGCTTATTTGATGGGACTTGTCCTTCGTGATGTTACATGcatacttcttttccttttctgatAAGGACAAAAGTGCTCATTATTCATCCAGGACTTACACGTGAATGCCAACATTATCACATAATATCAAAGGGAATGAGTGGAACTCTCGCAAACATCCAAAGAAAATAATTGAATGTGATCTACCATATTAGCCTCAGGTGAAACTCTTGCTCTCATTCACCTTATCCCCTTCATCTCGAGACTATTTAGATATGAAAGGGACCGAGCTGTCTTTCTTATAAGGAGGTTCATGCAAGTTCAACTCCTCTTCTAAGTCCCATTTGCACTTGTCTCCAGAATCCATATCGAGGGCGAGTTTGACTCTGCATTCATCTTGACCCAATATTAAGTCGGATCATCTTTATAGTTTAGTAAGAGATCAACAttatggaaagaaaaaaaataaaattttatgcaTAAAAAATTAATACAATCTCAGAAACCATCCGTAGTGTCGTCTTCTTTCTTGAACGGGCCATTTGAAAGGAGGAAAGAAAAAGCTATTGTGACTGTACTTTATAAATAAAGTCGACCTTATCAGCTTCAATAATTAATGGCTTCTTTAAAGAACCCGAGTCAcatgaaaagaagagagagacctGCGTGATGGTACTCCTCCAATGATATTGTAACGCTTTTTTGTTTCCAAAGAAAGTGGGAAGAATTTGTGTAACTTGAGGAGTACTTGAACATCAAACGGTGCTGATAGATAAGTCTCTAGATTTCTTAGTAGAATGTGATAATGATACAGCTCATTGCATGCACACTCTTTTGGTCCTCCAATGGTTCCATGTGTTGTCGCTTTCAGCATGAAAACCATCTGCGTGACCCTTTGTTCGTAAGAATGATATTTTCTACGGTGTTAAAGATCTTCGCATAAGCTAAGTTAAGATTTGTGTCTCTTTTACGATCGTTCAAGCCTTCGATAAATCACCCTCTTCTCCGGTATATTTTTCAATCCTTCGATAAGTCACTTTCATTATATGATTAGATATATTAATTTTTGATCaagtattttttgtattatttatcttaataatatattaatttttaagaattttttgtattattgatcaagtattttttgtattattgatcaatccttctaatatttttaagaaGTATATTATTGATgagtttaaataaaattaatcaaaattaatatacatCAATTAAGCATCAATTAACCTAAAAATTTAAacttttaaattatatatcaaaccaaTCATTTTTTCAATTATGTGATGTGAGATTATCCTTTTCGTTCCATCTCCTTTCTTCTCCTACCTATAAAGGAGGCCTACAGGTTGTCGACACTTGACTTGTGTGATATATAATTCCTCCCTAGTAAGTCATGTCATATCATATCATGTCATGTGAATCATATCTTTAATCAACAGACCAATAATGGGTGTCACCATACTTATCAATCCGAGTTTCTTATATTTAGTAAACTCTTCTTTTGAACCGCTTTATATTCAACGAAGAAAAAGGTACGTTACACACATTCTTGTTTCTTTGCTTCATTCAAAGAAGAAAAGGACGTGTATGACTGGAAGAGTAATCGAACAACACGGGACAACTGCATGTCACTAGATTTGTTATAGTGATTTCACAACCATACAATTTATCTCACATTTCTTTCCCTCCTCTGATGACTCCTTGCCTTGTAAGCAGTCATTGTCTACTTTACAGCTTCACAAAAGGTACAATGCGTAAACCTTTATGATGGGACCTCTGAGAGTGAAGTCAATTCATGTCAACCAAACTACCTTTAGGAAGCTCTTTATGCCACAGCAGAATGGGCAGGTCTTTACCACTTGCCTCCACTACAGCATCAGCTTCATACTACGAAAAATGCTTGGTCATATGATGTGAACAACAACCCCTAATTTAGCCGACGTGATGACTTGATGGCACGGCCGGAGAACGGAGTCCATATAGTCGATCATATTTTAGCATTCATCAAGTCAGAAAGCTTGAGCACATCGAGAGAAGGGAGACTTGGTGGTGTGTCGAGAGTCGATAGGGTTCCAAAGACCTGCTTCATTGTTGGGCGTGACTCTGGGTCATGTTCCACGCAGCAAAGTGCCAACATGAAGACTGCAGCTACCTCGTCTGCAACCTCCGTCGTAGGAAGTGATGGACGCTGGTCTAATACATCTTTCACAAGCGTGTTTTTCGGCGACGAAGGCGATGACAGAACAGAAACGAGTTCTTCCCCATGTCCTCCTATTAGCAACTCAAGCGTGACCACTCCGAAACTGTACACATCGCATTTGGTGGTCACTCTCATCGCATAAGCAAGCTCTGCAAACAACAAACGGTAACTGAGAAAACCTTATATCGAAGAAGGATCTCCAAAAGACAGCTATGTTAGGCTACTTTGCGCCTTGATTGATGAATAACTACATGTACAGTAAATCGACTGCTGTTTTCTTTTTCTAGATTGATGAATAATTCATGTAAATGAGCTACAAGCTGATGAACTTTTAACTTGCAAAAAATGTATTACTATATGACGTCGGGGGAGAAACTTACCCGGTGCCAAGTAACCATATGTGCCGGCAAGCATGCTCCAATTTGATGAATCTGGCTTCAGGAGTCGAGCAATACCGAAGTCAGAAACACAAGCCTTGAGTTCTGAATCGAGCAGAATATTGTTGGTGGTTATATCTCGATGAACAATGGGCTGATCGCAATCATGATGCATGTAGGACAGAGCACGAGCCACATCTTTGACAATGTTCACCCTCTTCACCCAGTCCAGTTCGGCAGCTGCTGCTTCGCTTCTGAGGAGGGATCCCAAACTTCCTCtctccatgtactcgtacaccagaaaCTTGTGTCGAGCAGAGGAGCAGAATCCGTAGAGCTTGACGATATTTCGATGTCGAATTTGAGAAAGAGTATGTATCTCGTTTTGAAAGGATTGCTCATTCGATGTAGTTTCGTCTTCCTGCAGGTGAATTTTCTTCACTGCTAGCATCTGCCCGCTTGCTAATTCTGCTCTGTAAACGCTGCCATATGCACCACTTCCGATACAGTATTTTTCATTGAAATCCTCTGTGGCTGCAACGATATCCTTGTATGCATATCTTCCATCAAAGTTAAATACACAGAATGCAATGCCTTCTTTGGTGCCATTTTCTTCGTAAGGCATGgaatgtttcttggtcttctggAACAGTAAAAACGCTCCAAGAAAAACTAGGATGAATAAGACGACCACGGAAGCAATGATAGCTGAGATAATTGCTCTGTGGTGCTTGCTTCCATCATCTTTCCTTGCAGTATAAGAAACACACGGAGGCAGGCCTTTGACGACCCCACACAAACCTTTGTTGTGGACAAACCACTTCGCCGGAGCTTTCCGGAAGACTGGGCTCTCAGGCACAGCCCCCTCCAATTCATTATATGATACATCAATGATTAATAAGCTGATCAAAGCACTTAAGGAAGATGGAAGACCGCCGGACAAATTATTATGTGAAAGATTCAGAATTTGCAGCATCGTAAATTTGCTGAACTGTGAGGGTATCTCACCCGTTAGTGAGTTGTGGCTGATGTCCAATGCGTCTTGAAGGTACTCCAGGCTGCTGATCTCCGGAGGAATTCCTCCGCCGAACTTGTTGCCATTAAGCTTCAGGGAGCGGAGCTTGAGACAATTGCCTATTTGAGACGGTATTCTTCCTGTCAAGCTGTTAACTGATAGATCAAGGATTTCAAGGTCGGGCATCCTTCCAAACTCTATTCGTACCTCTCCGCCGAGTCGATTGCAGCTCAGGTTCAGCTTGTAGAGATGAGGTAGCCTGCCCAAGCTCTTTGGAATCTCCCCCTGTATGTAGTTGGAAGAAAGGTCCAGTCCTCGTAGTCCTTTTAACTTGCCGAATTCTGGTGGAATGGTTCCGGTGATGTTGTTATTTGAGATTGCCAGGAAGGTGAGATTGTCCCATCTTCCCCATTCTGGTGAGAGTGCACCTGATAGCCGATTGAAGCTTAAAtccatataagaaagatgtggaTACACTCCAAGATGTTGTGATACATCCCCCGTGAGTTGGTTATGCTCGAGACGGACTCTGAGCAATCCCGTACAGTTCTTTAAGGTCTCGGGAAGTTGACCTCTTAATCTGTTGTTGCTCAGTGCGAGATACTGTAGGATTCTTCCTCTGCATATGTTTGGAAGCAAGTCACCGGAGAAGAAGTTGTCTGACATAAGAATCGCTGTCAAACCTGTGATGTTGCTCAACTCGGGAGGCAATCGACCAGACAACCGATTTATATAGAGAGACAAGTGGTATAGGTTCGTTAAGTTCCCTAAACTGGGAGGGATGAAGCCAGAGAGTTGGTTCTTCCCAAGTGTGATATACTCCAACTTCTGAAGTCTTCCAAGCTCCTCAGGTATGAAACCTGTAAACTTATTATCTCGTAGGTGCAAGTGCAGAAGCCCGGTAAGATTGCTCAAGGATGGAGGGACAGAACCACTTAACTGATTCTTATTGAGATATAGGAACTGGAGCGCCTTCATGGAGCCGATCTCGACCGGGAGTTTGCCCGTGAACCGGTTGCCTATGAGATCAAGATATACAAGGTTGGAGAGAACCGAGATGGTTGGAGGAATGATGCCATCGAGCTGATTGTAAGAGAGGTCGAGACTGGCGAGTGATCTCAGCGTTGAGAAGTTGAGAGCATCGAGTGTCCCTTGCAAGCTCATACTCTGCAGGGATATGTCGGTGATGACGGGGCGGCCTCTGTGCGTAAGGTTGCACGTAACTCCAGTCCAATTGCACGGATTAGAGCTGAGATTCCAGGATTCAAGGAATTGCCGGCCGTCAAGGGTGGACTTCCAGTGGAGTAGGGTTCTCGCTTGTGATCCGAGTGAAGCTGTCACTGAGACAAGATGAAGAGAGAGTAGCAGTAGGAGGAGGAGAGTGGTGGAGAGGAGCCGCCAGTTGTGCAGCTGGGATGCCATAACTGCGGTCTAGCTAATTTGGAGAAGGATGTTGTACTGCGAGCTAACAAAGGGCCCCCTTATATAAAATGTATTAGATGGATGTGAACTATCGGGAACCGAGTGGGACACATTTGAGTCTCGAGCATCCTCACCAGCGGGGCTAAAGCTGGATGGTATCACCCGTTCTCATACTGTCCCCTCCGCAAAGTTTGGTGGAAGGTTAAGAACCATTCCTTTCGATCATCATCACTGATCACTTTTCATTTGTTAAAGCATAAAGTGGACTCATATTATTACTTGGAGAAATCAATGTCATATAGGAAGAAGCACAAGAAAAACTTTGTAGCAGTAGATTTCTGAGTCAAGTCAGCTGATCTTATCAAGTTCAGCATATTCCCTTTGCCAACTGGAGTCATTTTATAATGTTAAAGAAGACTAGCTTTTGTGACATTAAAATAAGAAGAGTTTTGCTGATGATTAATATTCTGCAGGTGCGGCCAAATGATCAAGATTCGGaccaaacaaatattttattttgtgcaGTTAAAACTATTGTCATTTATTAATGCATAAAGAGATATATGATTTCATAGCTACCGACATCAGGTTGGGTAGAGATGACAATGGTTCATTTTAAATGAGTTGGATCCTGATTCTATTTGGTTGATCCACAGTGGATACGGAACTTGATAGTGAAACCATCAGAGCCAGGAGATTTATCGAGGCAAATGGAGGATAGAGTATTCAAGATTTGAACGATGGGCATTATCAAGAATACCTCAACCAATGAGACTAGGCCATATGTTAGGCTTCAAAGGATAAGGATCCTACTTCCCAAAGTCATGATAGAATGAGACAAAGGCAAGGGACATGCATGATGTGTTGGTCCGGGACAATTTGGTTTTGGACATTAAAGGTGCTTAATGTGGTTTTGATGGCTGCGAATGGCAACCCCGGCATGGTAGTATTTAGTGTTGAGGTCCCCATCATTAATCCATTTAACCTTGGTGTGAGACCACCATTAAAGATTAACTTGGTGAAGGAGGACATTATATTTGTTATGAAGACTAATAAGCTTACCAATCAAAAGCTTAACATTCATTAATTGCTTACCAATCAAAAGCTTAACATTCATTAATATGAATATTCTTCCTTAAATATATCTATTGAGTTACTAAAAGGGTAATTTGCAACCAGTTTTAAATCCAAGAAATAATTTTTTCTTCAAATACCTTGGAATTCTGATTGCTTCTCATCATATTCCAATTTTAGCTATGGATAATGTCCTTCAGCTTACCACAAATTGTGCCAATGGTAGGGCTCCTTACTTCCTCAAGTTGATGGTGTCATattgattaattatataattaactcTATTCCCAAACACTATAAGAGTGTTTTCTagctttattatattattattaaaaaagtgTCTTCATTCATttagaaattatttttctttaacaatGGGAATTCCAAGGGCCTTCACTTACTTTCCTAGAACATCACCCTGCCTAAGTCTCTTGATAGGCTGGGCATTAAGAACATGCACCTTACTATATTTACTTTATAAGATAAAAGAATCTCCTAGCACCTGAACAATACTGATACCATCTAGGTCATAGTTGCCTACACAAGGTATGACATTGTCCAACGTTGGAACATCActtcttatatctttagcttGTGCTAGAAATTATTTGTGCAAGttattgatctcttgaaatttgggTTTTGCAAATTTATGAGAGATGGTTCTTCTACCAGTAAGTTTCATACTTGCTAATTTTTTTATACTACTCTTGCTTTCaaactaatttttttaaatatatatgccATGGTTTGTGATGTAAAAGTTTTTGATTTTTTGGTccatagatttttttttgtttggtacCCCTCTTGTAAAGAAAATCTCCCTTGTTGAGTTTTTCTTGTCAtgtaattatgattttttattttgaaatcctGATAATAATGGTTTATCATCCTTTAGACTTGCTTATTACTTCGACTTTGGCTAATCTCCCTGTTGTGGggattatgttaggatcaagagcgaggtTGGCACTAGGAAGGGGGGGGGAGGTTGAATTGGTACAACGGTAAaatcgtcttcaaaaactttgttgCAATAAAAACCATTTACattgaaaaccgatctcggaaatatcttaacttgaactaCGTTCATAAATAAATTGAATGTAGTAAGcatttaaagaggtttgcagtaaggtaatagcaagaataaaatgcaaaccagagaatacgacagttttagagtggtttggtcaacgtgacttacatccactttcggctttctTCTCCGACGAagtcactggcgtccactaaaggccttccttcaatagacgaaggccaatcaccttttacacccttcttctccttttcacgggtttaggagataacccttacgagcactcactctcctctctaaatagaattctaatacttagactatgggaggattctcacaagagatttttgCAACGATTCTTtatttttaaactctctgtgcttgtgtgttttaactagagatgagaggggtatttataggcttcaagttgattcaaacttggagcctaaaactttcctatcccaGGTTCCTCGGGcatggacggtaccatcgcttgcgttgggcggtaccaccacccagtgtcaatctgacactaacacttccttgggcggtaccactacctggggggcagtgctgggcggtaccacctcctggcaccctgctaagggcggtacaatcgcccagactaacggtaccaccgtctgacatagtctcgaagactgtgccatgacggtgagacttcttagggcactatttggacctcttattgggcccaacatagttcttacatgggcctagctggcccttaattaggttagcccaaatccaaacctaattacgtactaactatgattcctaagacatttgctaagctaaataagtccctatgtcttggtttcttccggcgatcttccggtaaacttccgacgatctctcgacaatattccggcggactcccagcaagctcatggacttcacgacgatcttcttggtgagttctgatgagcttctctggtaagctccgagacttctcggttggttccgctagaacttaaataaatatttttattagtttatGAACAAGAGCAATCAAATATAAAGACTTATATATCAGTTATAGTAGTTTTTAATAAACTTTTCAAAACACTTTAGTTTTAACAATACTGTAATTTAGGAATTCAATCATTTACCTATGGATCGATTCATATGATATAATTAGGTATTGCTCTAATTATCTTGTCagaaaaatatttcaagaattatgatAAATAGGATACTCtttgtaaaatataaaaaagtaaTAGCAATtgagaaaatccaaaaaaataaaaaaattcaagaattCATCATACTCTTTTCTCTAATTGATGTTATTTTGCATTATTTTTAACCTTCACATACAAACTATCTTTCGAGTAAGTCAAGTCAAGTCAACCATTCAAGTTAACTATTTAATAAAACTTTTATAATAGGACATCCCAAGTCAAGTCATGTCAACCCAACCATATAATAAAACTTTTATAATACGACAACTCAAAGTCAAgtcaatcatattaattcatgtaacatttagaaaaagaaaaacttataCAAGGGCACATTTCAAGTCAAGTCAAATTTATCTTGTTAAGTTCAACAAATTCttccgctatatatatatatatatatatatatatatatatatatatatatatatatatatatatatatatatatataattcaaatttCATAATAATAACATACAATTAGATACGATAGGAACACACATATACATTATAGTAAACATCatgatcttaggcatatcattacTAAGATCACAACAACATGCAATTAGTGATACAAATATGCATACACATTAGTACACATCATAGGAACACACCAAAGAAATCATCCAACTTTCACAACAACTATACATGATATGAACAATATTCTCAACACTCAATCACATCACAATAAACATATACAAGTATTCCTGATAGTAAACATAACAATATTCACAACAGTAATGCATAATAGTTCACAACAATAAATATATACACATCATAGTATTCACAACAAAGATATGAACATACATTAATATcacaataaacatatatataccaAATTTCATTACAGCAAATAACATATATAACGCTCAAAGAACTTTACCAGACAAGGAAACCATGTAGTACACACAGATCAAACCTTTCAATGGCCAACAAAAGATGCAACGGATGGAAGCGAAGTCCACTTGGTTGATCATATTTCTCGAGTCATCAAATCAGAAAACTTCAATGCATGGAGAGATGCCGGGCTCGGCTGCGCCGATGACTTTTCAAAGATCTGCTTCATCGTCGGGCGAGTTTCTGGGTTGATGTCAACGCAATGGATCGCCAATGTTAAAGCTGCAGCCACTTCATCTGCAACTTGGTCAACCGGAAGTGATACACGCTGGTCTAATATATCTTTCACAAACAGGCTTTGGCCGGAGGAAGATGATAGGGTAGAAATGATATCTCCTGGGTAAGTTCCCACTAGCAACTCGAGTGTGATGACCCCAAAACTATACACATCGCATTTGGTGGTCAGTCTCATTGTATAAGCGAGCTCTACAGAAAAGAAGATCGATGATCAAACTTACTTGATACAGAAGTATGTCCTCTAGTTAGAAAGTTAAGAGTCAAGGCAATAGGCACATTTGCACTTTTACTGAAACAACAATCTACGATTCTAAAATACCATAACATGTCAAGAAATCTTCGTATGGTGTTacaaaatattaatcaaaatGTTACCTGGTGCCAAGTAACCATGCGTGCCGGCAAGCATGCTCCAGTTTGAGGTATCTGGATTCAGGAGTCGAGAAATGCCGAAGTCAGAAACACAAGCCTTGAATTCTGAATCCAGTAGAATATTGTTGCTGGTTACATCTCGATGAACGATAGGTGGAACACAATCATGATGCATGTAGGAGAGAGCACGAGCCACATCTTTGACAATATTCACCCTCTTCACCCAGTCcaattctgctgctgctgcttcgatTCTGAGGACGGATCCCAAACTTCCTCTCTCC
Coding sequences within:
- the LOC103988621 gene encoding MDIS1-interacting receptor like kinase 2; the encoded protein is MASQLHNWRLLSTTLLLLLLLSLHLVSVTASLGSQARTLLHWKSTLDGRQFLESWNLSSNPCNWTGVTCNLTHRGRPVITDISLQSMSLQGTLDALNFSTLRSLASLDLSYNQLDGIIPPTISVLSNLVYLDLIGNRFTGKLPVEIGSMKALQFLYLNKNQLSGSVPPSLSNLTGLLHLHLRDNKFTGFIPEELGRLQKLEYITLGKNQLSGFIPPSLGNLTNLYHLSLYINRLSGRLPPELSNITGLTAILMSDNFFSGDLLPNICRGRILQYLALSNNRLRGQLPETLKNCTGLLRVRLEHNQLTGDVSQHLGVYPHLSYMDLSFNRLSGALSPEWGRWDNLTFLAISNNNITGTIPPEFGKLKGLRGLDLSSNYIQGEIPKSLGRLPHLYKLNLSCNRLGGEVRIEFGRMPDLEILDLSVNSLTGRIPSQIGNCLKLRSLKLNGNKFGGGIPPEISSLEYLQDALDISHNSLTGEIPSQFSKFTMLQILNLSHNNLSGGLPSSLSALISLLIIDVSYNELEGAVPESPVFRKAPAKWFVHNKGLCGVVKGLPPCVSYTARKDDGSKHHRAIISAIIASVVVLFILVFLGAFLLFQKTKKHSMPYEENGTKEGIAFCVFNFDGRYAYKDIVAATEDFNEKYCIGSGAYGSVYRAELASGQMLAVKKIHLQEDETTSNEQSFQNEIHTLSQIRHRNIVKLYGFCSSARHKFLVYEYMERGSLGSLLRSEAAAAELDWVKRVNIVKDVARALSYMHHDCDQPIVHRDITTNNILLDSELKACVSDFGIARLLKPDSSNWSMLAGTYGYLAPELAYAMRVTTKCDVYSFGVVTLELLIGGHGEELVSVLSSPSSPKNTLVKDVLDQRPSLPTTEVADEVAAVFMLALCCVEHDPESRPTMKQVFGTLSTLDTPPSLPSLDVLKLSDLMNAKI